Within the Pseudomonas chlororaphis subsp. aurantiaca genome, the region GCGGCCAGCGGCGTGGAAATCCCGAAGTGCTGCATCAAGCGCTGCGAGTGACGCGTATCCTCGGCGGCGATCAATGCCACCTCACGCAAGATCTTCAAGGCCCGGGCACTGATGTCGTCCAGGTTGCCGATGGGCGTCGCCACCACATAAAGCGAGCCAGCAGCGGAATTCAAAGGACCTGGAGCAGTCAAAGCGCACACCTCTTGATCGGTAAAACCGACATTGTAGCGCGTAGATGCCTTCGGAATGCGTGTCGCAGGCACCTCGTACCTGCGACAACACCGGCCATTCCAAAGCGCTGCAACATTTGCACGACCTAAAATAGACGGTTTATTGCCAGTAAGATCGCGCCCCGGCCAGTGCTTGGGTACAATTCCACGCTAATTTGATCGAGTATCAGGAACACTTACATGATCGCTTGCCTGCGGCTGTTCTCTGCCTTATGCCTTGCTGCCCTCCTGGCAGCTTGCGCCAGCTCGCCCTCCTCCAGCCTTGGCGAACTTCCACGGACCCCGGATGCCAGCATCGAGCAACTGCTCGAACAGGCCGCCAACAGCAAAACACCCGACAAGGCAGCCTTGCTGCGCTTGAGCGCTGCCGACCTGGCCTATCGCCAGGGCAGCGCCGGCCAGGCCGCGCAGATCCTGCAACAAGTGCCGATGGAGCAGCTCAAGGCCGGCCAGCAGGTTTTCGCCAGCACCCTGGCGGCCGAACTGGCCATGACTCGCAACCAGCCAAAGGCGGCCCTGACTGCCCTGAGCCACCCGAGCCTGCAACGCCTGAGCGAACTGCCGGAAGAGCAGCAGATCCGCACCGGCACCGTCCACGCTCGCGCACTCGAGGCCGACGGTCAGGCTCTCGCCGCAGCACGGGAGCGCATCTTCATTGCACCACTGCTCAAGGACGACGCCGCGAGCAAGAACCATGAAGCCATCTGGGCACTGATTGCCAGCTTGCCGACTGATCAACTGCAAGCCGTCGGCAACGACGACCTCGGCGGCTGGATGAGCCTGGCATTGGCAGTGAAGACTGCCGGTACCCTGGAACAACAGCAGGCCGCCATCGACAACTGGCGCGCACAGAACCCCAAGCATCCGGCCGCCATTCAACTGCCGCTGCCACTGACCAAACTCAAGGAGCTGGCCAGCCAGCCGCTGTCCAAGATCGCCCTGCTGTTGCCGCAGGACGGCCCGCTGGCTGCGGTCTCCAAGGCCCTGCGCGACGGTTTCATGGCCGCACACTATCAGGCCCAGCAAGCCGGACAGAAACCACCCAGCATCGAGTTCTACGACAGCTCGCGCCTGACTTCGCTGGATGACTTCTATCGCAAGGCCCAGGCAGATGGCGTGCAACTGGTCGTCGGCCCGCTGGAAAAACCGCTGGTCAAACAGCTCGCCGCACGCCCGCAACTGCCTATCACCACCCTGGCGCTGAACTACAGCGAAGGCGAGCAAGGCCCGGCGCAACTGTTCCAGTTCGGCCTGGCCGCCGAGGACGAAGCTCGTGAAGTTTCCCGCCGTGCCCGCGCCGACGGCCTGCACCGCGCAGCCGTCCTGGTACCACGTGGAGAATGGGGTGATCGTGTGCTCAAGGCTTTCCGTCAGGACTGGGAAAGCAACGGCGGCAGCGTGGTTGGTATCGAACGCGTCGATCAGCCCGTAGCCCTGGCCCAGCAGATTGCCGACCTGTTCCAACTGCGCCAGAGCGAAGCTCGCGCCAAGAGCCTGCAGAACGCCGCTGGCACTCAGGTGGCCGCACAACCTTCGCGCCGCCAGGACATCGAGTTCATTTTCCTGGCATCCACTCCGCAACAGGCACAACAGATCAAGCCGACCCTGAACTTTCAGTACGCCGGCGATGTACCCGTCTATGCCACCTCCCATGTCTTCAGCGCCAGTGGCGATCAGAACCAGTACAACGACATGAACGGCGTACGCTTCTGTGAAACGCCTTGGCTGCTGGACGCCAATGACCCGCTGCGCCGGCAGGTCGCCGCGCAGTGGCCACAAGCTGGCGGCAGCCTGGGCCGACTGTATGCGATGGGTGCCGACGCCTACCGCTTGGCGCCACGCCTGGGGCAACTCAAGGCACTGCCGGACAGCCGCATCGAAGGCTTGTCGGGCAGCCTGACCATGAGCCCGAGCCAGCGCGTTCAACGCCAGTTGCCGTGGGCCGAGTTCGTCAGCGGCCAGATCACTCGCCTGCCAGATACCCAGCGTTAATGCCACAACGATCACGCCAGCAAAGCGGTCAGGATGCCGAAGCCCAAGCGCTCCGGCATCTTGAACAACAGGGGCTGCGCCTGCTGGCGCAGAACTGGTTGTGCAAACGCGGCGAGCTTGATCTGGTCATGCTTGACGGCGATACAGTAGTATTCGTCGAAGTCCGCTACAGACAACACACGCAATGGGGTGGCGCACTGGGCAGTATCGACGCGCGCAAGCGTCAGAAACTGATACTCGCCGCACAGTTTTTCCTGCAGCGCGAGTCGCGCTGGTCCAACCACCCTTGCCGCTTCGATGTGGTCGCCATAGACAGCGCCCCAGGCACGACAACTCCTTTGAACTGGCTACGGAATGCCTTTGAAAGCTGATCGACGCTCTCGGGCCGAGCCGGACATTTTCACTCAACATTTTTGCTCTTTGCTTTGCGGGCAGCACATTCATGTGCCAGAAAGCCGCGCTACTTAAGGTCACACAGATGGACATGCAATCCCGAATTCGCCAGCTTTTTCAGGCCAGCATCGACACCAAGCAACAGGCGATGGACGTACTTGCACCGCACATCGAGCAAGCCAGCCAAGTCATGGTCAATGCACTGCTCAACGAAGGGAAAATGCTTTCCTGCGGCAACGGCGGCTCGGCCGGCGA harbors:
- a CDS encoding penicillin-binding protein activator; its protein translation is MIACLRLFSALCLAALLAACASSPSSSLGELPRTPDASIEQLLEQAANSKTPDKAALLRLSAADLAYRQGSAGQAAQILQQVPMEQLKAGQQVFASTLAAELAMTRNQPKAALTALSHPSLQRLSELPEEQQIRTGTVHARALEADGQALAAARERIFIAPLLKDDAASKNHEAIWALIASLPTDQLQAVGNDDLGGWMSLALAVKTAGTLEQQQAAIDNWRAQNPKHPAAIQLPLPLTKLKELASQPLSKIALLLPQDGPLAAVSKALRDGFMAAHYQAQQAGQKPPSIEFYDSSRLTSLDDFYRKAQADGVQLVVGPLEKPLVKQLAARPQLPITTLALNYSEGEQGPAQLFQFGLAAEDEAREVSRRARADGLHRAAVLVPRGEWGDRVLKAFRQDWESNGGSVVGIERVDQPVALAQQIADLFQLRQSEARAKSLQNAAGTQVAAQPSRRQDIEFIFLASTPQQAQQIKPTLNFQYAGDVPVYATSHVFSASGDQNQYNDMNGVRFCETPWLLDANDPLRRQVAAQWPQAGGSLGRLYAMGADAYRLAPRLGQLKALPDSRIEGLSGSLTMSPSQRVQRQLPWAEFVSGQITRLPDTQR
- a CDS encoding YraN family protein, giving the protein MPQRSRQQSGQDAEAQALRHLEQQGLRLLAQNWLCKRGELDLVMLDGDTVVFVEVRYRQHTQWGGALGSIDARKRQKLILAAQFFLQRESRWSNHPCRFDVVAIDSAPGTTTPLNWLRNAFES